The genomic segment CCAATCCGATATGAGGGAACCAATGTTAAGTACCAGTCCATTCCTTCAAGATGGTTAGTTGCATTTACATTTGCATGAGGACAGATATAGACCAAAAAAACAGGAAAAGACAAAACCAGATCACCTCAAACTCCAACAAAATCTGAAGCAACCCAACTTCTTGTTTCAAGAAGCAAAATCAACTTAAAAGTAAGAACATATTGAATTTGTGCCACTTGGAAATGATACAAGAATCTTGAAAAAAAGACAACACTTACAGGAACAAAATTTCCTCTTTTCATcactaatataaaatatatcacaaTGACAACAATTTATCTCAAGAAattatctcaacaataaaatatatccTAATGGCAACACattatctcaacaataaaatatatccCAATGACAACACAttatctaaaaataaaatatatcttaATGACAACAATTCATCTCAGTCAATCAACAAATTTATCCCAATAAGAAACTCACCATCTTCTCCAATTGTGGATCATCGCAATCGACTATCTCTTTCATGTACCTCATGAAACTCACCGGCCTGAAGCTATACATGGTTGCTCCTTTTTTAGCGTAAGTACATTGGCATAAGCTATAAATATTTGAACAATCCAATGACATTGTCAGTTTTGTAATATTGTACGATTATTTTGCAGATCTTTAAAGTCATGGATCTCTTTGCATCCACCTCCTATAGCACCTAGATCAGATAGACCTATAAAAGGTACTCTCTTCTGCAATTCCATTTCTCTCTCGTGATATTAATTTTCTGTGAGGCCGCAACTTCTAAATAGATTCTGGGAAACAAATGTGCTACTGTTTAGCTGGGTTCTGCGATGATTTTATCTCTATGGTGCAGGAATTACGGTGTGGAAAGCAAAAGGCAGTTCTACAGTAGAGAACCAGCCAAATAAAGCAGTAGCAGACATGAATCCTTCTGATTCACGACCTGGAAGAAGCTTCAGAAACTTTAAGTTTGATACAGGTCCGATATTTCAAGCGATTGATACCGCATTCTCGTCTTAGATGACGTTAGTGTTTGCAACAAGCGTGCATGCACATAATCTTATCTGTTTTGACCGATGAAAAATATTCATGACCACTAATTAATATGGGCTCATCCCTCATTGGAGTGTGTTGTAGCTATTCTTGCTGTATATTTTGTGTTGGAATGAGTTTTAGAATGTGCATACATTCGGTACGGAGATGTGCCATATGATAGGTCAAACCGTGCGGTGCGGTGCCGTGCTTGATTAAACAGAACCAGCTTTCTCGTGCACCATACGAAAGCGAAAGAGCTGTGGAAATTTTGCATAGTTAGCCTAATTAAATCTCCGAACGAAAACCAAGAAGATAAACTGGGAGTGAAATATTAAACCAATCGCTTGCATTAATTCTGTCAATACGTGAGCAGCATAGAAAACATGCAACCCACTATTCAGGGGGGAAAAAAAGAACACCGAAGAAAAACAAACCATTTTCCGTCAAGCCAGTAAATCTGCAAGTTTCTTGAAAATTTGTAGCATATTTTCGACTAAGATCATAATGCCTCAAATCGAGAAAACAAAAGATCAATGCAGGAGAACATATACGTACCTGTTTCTTGCTAGAGAAAACAATTCCCAGATACGTATAGAAAATTAGAAATCAACGTGGAAAATGCAAAATGGAAGGGAACGGTGGTGTTTTGCTTCCCTCTCGGTGAGTGGAACGG from the Primulina eburnea isolate SZY01 chromosome 3, ASM2296580v1, whole genome shotgun sequence genome contains:
- the LOC140828539 gene encoding mRNA-decapping enzyme subunit 2-like — encoded protein: MVAPFLASLKSWISLHPPPIAPRSDRPIKGITVWKAKGSSTVENQPNKAVADMNPSDSRPGRSFRNFKFDTGPIFQAIDTAFSS